In one window of Drosophila mauritiana strain mau12 chromosome X, ASM438214v1, whole genome shotgun sequence DNA:
- the LOC117146708 gene encoding rhophilin-2-A, which yields MDEKEHELSTRVAKSEENEDDEKLNELSFCFVRGSDPRAATCRSKLQNRRCKLNKEINKELRLRAGAENLYKATSNRKLRDTVALELSFVNSNLQLLKEQLAELNSSVEIYQSESHNGIMPMIPLGLKETKEINFMEPFSDFILEHYSEEPSMYIDAIADMTDTRQASKTPSRDALGVALLFRYYNTLYYVERRFFPPDRNLGVYFEWYDSLTGVPSCQRTIAFEKACTLFNLGGIYTQIGARHDRTTERGLDLAVDSFLRAAGVFRHIYDTFTNAPSMDLKPQVLDVLVSLMLSQARECLFEKLQLQIEAMSYDCQAFRDLAGEAAQISHEYNEMHKNIQANDTHTYLPECWAGLVPVKAELYKAFAHFYKARSIDATDELKASKSSQKNQESFIGNSQEVERISTADYGASDEASTSIANKLAHLKEALASIEEAQRLQRMCRFLKNKASLTEVMKEVHSKSQEELEKFRLQASAKNIEDGDLLERSVEASSKFTLSLTGPDFTSHKVKDPFKRLGPIAIFSARRHWTAPRCVRLQKGSSLYHSVPSNNNKCPLDNDDDEEHDGGYNLYKEEFENFGFHVRGDAPVIIAHVEINSLADLGGIKEGDFIVEIAGVDVKWYSHQQVVQLIQSCGSTLELRVITPMDRNYLKPLSSKGSLSTLSAASSSGISSGFPSPTSIAAKPKLHLKTSSSSRPAGSVSSSSWNPFRRTPSLAKIF from the exons ATGGATGAAAAGGAGCACGAATTGTCGACGCGGGTGGCGAAAAGCGAGGAGAACGAGGATGACGAGAAGCTGAATGAGTTATCCTTTTGCTTTGTTCGG GGTTCAGATCCACGAGCTGCCACTTGTCGCAGCAAACTCCAAAACAGGCGAtgcaaattaaacaaagaaataaataaggaaCTCCGCCTTCGAGCTGGTGCCGAGAATCTATATAAG gcCACATCGAATCGCAAACTGCGCGACACAGTTGCCTTGGAATTAAGCTTTGTCAACTCAAATTTGCAACTGCTGAAGGAGCAACTGGCCGAGTTGAATTCGTCGGTGGAAATCTATCAGAGCGAAAG TCACAATGGAATTATGCCCATGATACCGCTGGGACTGAAGGAAACCAAGGAGATCAATTTCATGGAACCCTTCTCCGACTTCATCCTGGAACACTACAGCGAGGAGCCCTCAATGTACATAGATGCCATAGCAGATATGACGGACACGAGACAG GCATCCAAAACACCGTCACGAGATGCCCTGGGAGTGGCGCTACTTTTCCGCTACTACAACACGCTGTATTACGTGGAGCGTCGCTTCTTTCCGCCGGATCGTAACCTGGGCGTGTACTTCGAGTGGTACGACTCGCTCACGGGAGTTCCCTCGTGCCAGCGGACCATCGCGTTCGAGAAAGCCTGCACCCTGTTCAATCTGGGCGGCATATATACACAGATCGGCGCTCGACACGATCGCACGACGGAACGGGGTCTCGACTTGGCCGTGGATAGTTTTCTACGGGCCGCCGGGGTCTTTCGTCACATCTACGATACGTTCACGAATGCGCCATCGATGGACCTAAAGCCACAGGTCCTGGACGTGCTCGTTTCGCTGATGCTTTCCCAGGCGCGAGAATGCCTCTTTGAGAAGCTCCAGCTGCAGATCGAGGCGATGAGC TACGATTGCCAGGCGTTTCGGGATTTGGCTGGCGAGGCTGCTCAAATATCGCACGAGTACAATGAGATGCACAAGAATATCCAGGCAAACGATACGCACACCTATCTTCCGGAATGCTGGGCCGGTCTAGTGCCAGTCAAGGCGGAACTTTACAAAG CATTCGCACATTTCTACAAGGCACGGAGCATAGATGCGACGGACGAGCTGAAGGCATCCAAGTCAAGTCAAAAGAACCAGGAATCCTTCATCGGCAATTCCCAGGAGGTGGAGCGCATCTCCACCGCCGACTATGGAGCCAGCGATGAGGCGTCCACCTCCATTGCCAACAAACTGGCCCACTTAAAGGAGGCGCTGGCCAGCATCGAGGAAGCCCAGCGATTGCAGCGGATGTGTCGGTTCTTGAAG AACAAGGCATCGCTGACTGAAGTCATGAAGGAGGTGCACTCCAAATCGCAGGAGGAGCTCGAGAAGTTCAGACTGCAAGCTTCAGCCAAAAATATAGAAGATGGCGATCTTCTAGAGCGATCGGTTGAAG CATCTTCGAAGTTCACGTTATCCCTGACCGGACCCGACTTCACATCGCACAAGGTTAAGGATCCCTTCAAGCGCCTCGGGCCGATTGCAATATTCTCGGCGAGACGCCACTGGACAGCGCCCAGATGTGTGCGCCTCCAGAAGGGTTCCTCCCTGTATCACAGCGTGcccagcaataacaacaagtGCCCATTGGATAACGATGATGACGAGGAGCACGATGGTGGATACAATCTGTACAAGGAGGAGTTTGAGAACTTTGGCTTCCATGTGCGCGGCGATGCTCCGGTTATCATTGCCCACGTTGAGATTAATTCATTGGCAGAC CTTGGCGGCATCAAGGAGGGTGACTTCATAGTCGAGATAGCCGGCGTGGACGTCAAGTGGTACTCGCATCAGCAGGTAGTGCAGCTCATACAATCCTGCGGCTCCACACTCGAGCTGAGAGTGATAACGCCCATGGATCGCAACTACTTGAAG CCATTGTCGTCGAAGGGCTCATTATCAACGCTATCGGCGGCCAGTTCATCGGGCATTTCATCCGGATTTCCCAGTCCCACAAGTATTGCGGCCAAGCCCAAGCTCCACCTGAAGACATCCTCTAGTTCGCGGCCCGCTGGCAGCGTTTCATCCAGTTCGTGGAATCCGTTTCGGCGAACGCCTAGCTTagctaaaatattttaa
- the LOC117146712 gene encoding E3 ubiquitin-protein ligase RNF185-like has protein sequence MEEPKIATTAELPSTSTGASSSSSTLSNNVSYDKIAWTRDITEPLAEESSTSQLRPLGTSIPTDSASSELNTSNTSYSFTGDYLSGGNKADLKGGYPSGGTDTDTKANEKDKEKEHNADDSLYECNICLDTAKDAVVSMCGHLFCWPCLHQWLLTRPNRKLCPVCKAAVDKDKVIPLYGRNSTHQQDPRNKVPPRPAGHRTEPDPVPGFPGFGFGDGFHMSFGIGAFPFGFITSTFNFGEPRPPVAVRGTRQYQYEQALSKLFLYLALVCIMWLFYA, from the exons ATGGAGGAACCCAAAATTGCAACCACAGCGGAGCTTCCCAGCACATCAACCGGAgcatcgtcgtcatcatcgaCTTTGTCCAACAACGTGAGCTACGACAAGATCGCCTGGACTCGGGATATCACAGAACCCTTGGCTGAGGAGTCATCTACAAGTCAATTGCGCCCGCTGGGTACCTCGATTCCAACCGATTCGGCGTCATCGGAACTGAATACGTCCAACACTTCGTATTCCTTTACTGGAGACTATCTATCTGGTGGCAATAAGGCCGATCTGAAGGGTGGCTATCCATCCGGTGGCACCGATACGGACACGAAAGCCAATGAAAAGGACAAGGAGAAGGAACATAACGCAGACGACTCGCTCTACGAGTGCAACATATGCCTGGACACCGCCAAGGATGCTGTGGTCAGCATGTGCGGCCATCTGTTCTGCTGGCCGTGCCTGCATCAGTGGCTCCTGACGCGTCCCAATCGCAAACTCTGTCCCGTTTGCAAAGCTGCCGTTGATAAGGATAAGGTCATACCTCTGTACGGAAGAAATAGTACACACCAGCAAGATCCACG TAACAAAGTTCCACCACGCCCCGCTGGACACCGGACAGAACCAGATCCTGTTCCCGGGTTCCCTGGATTCGGATTCGGCGACGGATTTCACATGTCCTTCGGCATTGGAGCTTTTCCTTTCGGGTTCATAACATCTACCTTCAACTTTGGCGAACCACGTCCGCCTG TTGCTGTTCGAGGAACAAGGCAATACCAGTATGAACAGGCCCTGTCCAAGCTCTTTTTGTATCTGGCCCTTGTGTGCATAATGTGGCTGTTCTATGCATAG
- the LOC117146711 gene encoding abscission/NoCut checkpoint regulator has product MSCFGCGRKYGLFCKEYGCPNCGYSFCSKCLKRPMPVPRHAGKVLNVCLICYDKLSKLQASADAEKVIDCEALPGVLVTKINLPPPSKSSDGADALFNDSLPVEELPQALVPSSSSSPHSKDHKDHIDENLDSELTKRMQDYKRVDATDDEIRARLANLTGMPHTKSYDKKDLLLSTDQRNDQEKMRDLLEQFVDEAQLDQNISRQRDDSISDIERRLRALRDTPVDSDAGPSRSQMDTVADNEEDDETLLQNILKKYVAESRLPETSESELSPINTTESPGNTEELPWCNICNEDADFRCHGCGGELFCTQCYKECHDDDEEYRAHVREKYSAPPKLKENHF; this is encoded by the exons ATGAGCTGCTTTGGATGCGGTCGCAAATATGGCCTATTCTGCAAGGAG TATGGATGCCCCAACTGCGGCTACTCATTCTGCTCCAAGTGCTTGAAGAGACCAATGCCCGTGCCCCGTCACGCAGGAAAAGTGCTCAATGTGTGCCTCATATGCTACGACAAGCTATCCAAGCTCCAGGCGAGCGCCGATGCCGAGAAAGTTATAGACTGTGAGGCTTTGCCGGGGGTCTTAGTCACCAAAATAAACCTGCCTCCACCCTCCAAAAGTTCAGATGGCGCCGATGCCCTATTCAA CGACAGCCTGCCTGTGGAGGAGCTGCCACAGGCATTGGTTCCCAGTTCCAGTTCGTCACCACATTCCAAAGATCACAAGGATCATATTGATGAGAACCTGGACAGTGAGTTGACCAAACGAATGCAGGACTATAAACGAGTTGATGCCACCGATGACGAGATCCGCGCCCGTCTTGCCAATCTCACTGGGATGCCGCATACGAAAAGCTACGATAAGAAAGATCTGCTACTGTCCACCGACCAAAGAAACGATCAGGAGAAGATGAGGGACTTGCTCGAACAATTCGTGGACGAAGCCCAACTGGATCAAAATATCAGCAGGCAGAGGGATGACTCAATTTCCGACATTGAGAGACGTTTGCGAGCTCTGCGCGACACACCCGTCGATTCCGATGCAGGCCCATCGAGATCCCAGATGGACACTGTCGCGGACAACGAAGAGGATGACGAGACACTTCTACAGAACATTTTGAAAAAG TATGTCGCAGAATCGCGCTTACCAGAAACCTCCGAGAGTGAACTTAGTCCAATTAATACTACTGAGTCGCCCGGCAACACCGAAGAATTGCCCTGGTGTAATATTTGTAACGAAGACGCCGACTTCCGATGCCACGGATGCGGTGGGGAACTCTTTTGCACTCAGTGCTACAAGGAGTGCCACGATGATGACGAGGAGTACCGCGCTCACGTTAGAGAAAAGTATTCGGCTCCGCCAAAGCTTAAAGAAAATCACTtctaa